One window from the genome of Streptomyces sp. NBC_01476 encodes:
- a CDS encoding carbohydrate ABC transporter permease: MSADATTDAAGVPGLRAKVSAPAGRPRRSLAARLAARASGGVLRIVLLLVALFWLLPTIGLLLSSLRTPSDISASGWWKVFTSPSQLTVSNYRTLLDNHAITDSLLNTALITVPATVLVVVIGSLAGYAFAWMDFRGRDWWFLAVVAMLVVPVQVALVPVARLFGDIGIFGDIIGVVLFHTAFGLPFAIFLLRNFFAEIPRELLEAARLDGAGELRLFTQVVMPLGGPAIASLGIFQFLWVWNDMLVALIFADSGSQPITVALQQQVRQFGNNIDILAPGAFVSMVIPLVVFFAFQRQFVSGVMAGAVK; encoded by the coding sequence ATGAGCGCGGACGCGACAACGGACGCGGCGGGTGTGCCCGGCCTGCGGGCGAAGGTGTCGGCGCCGGCGGGCCGGCCGCGGCGCAGTCTCGCCGCCCGGCTGGCGGCGCGGGCGAGCGGCGGGGTGCTGCGGATCGTGCTGCTGCTGGTGGCGCTCTTCTGGCTGCTGCCGACGATCGGGCTGCTGCTGTCCAGCCTCCGTACCCCGAGCGACATCTCGGCCAGCGGCTGGTGGAAGGTCTTCACCTCGCCGTCCCAGCTGACCGTCAGCAACTACCGCACCCTGCTGGACAATCACGCGATCACCGACTCGCTGCTGAACACGGCGCTGATCACGGTGCCGGCCACGGTGCTGGTGGTGGTGATCGGCTCGCTGGCCGGTTACGCCTTCGCGTGGATGGACTTCCGCGGGCGGGACTGGTGGTTCCTGGCGGTGGTGGCGATGCTGGTGGTGCCGGTCCAGGTGGCACTGGTGCCGGTGGCCCGGCTCTTCGGGGACATCGGCATCTTCGGCGACATCATCGGGGTGGTGCTCTTCCACACCGCGTTCGGGCTGCCGTTCGCGATCTTCCTGCTGCGGAACTTCTTCGCCGAGATCCCGCGCGAGCTGCTGGAGGCGGCGCGGCTGGACGGGGCGGGCGAGTTGCGGCTCTTCACCCAGGTGGTCATGCCGCTGGGCGGCCCGGCCATCGCCTCGCTGGGCATCTTCCAGTTCCTGTGGGTGTGGAACGACATGCTGGTGGCGCTGATCTTCGCGGACAGCGGCTCGCAGCCGATCACGGTGGCCCTGCAGCAGCAGGTCCGCCAGTTCGGCAACAACATCGACATCCTGGCGCCCGGCGCCTTCGTGTCGATGGTGATCCCCCTGGTGGTCTTCTTCGCCTTCCAGCGGCAATTCGTCTCCGGCGTGATGGCGGGGGCGGTCAAGTAG
- a CDS encoding carbohydrate ABC transporter permease: protein MADASVPEAGGGIMGAAPVAPGSGKGPGAAPPRLRRSILGTRPWVAALFLLPALILLGALVAYPIGFTVYRSLFDADGSGFVGLKNFGTVFSDHGILTAVRNNAIWVVVAPTVATALGLVFAVLTERVSWGTAFKLVVFMPMAISMLAAGIIFRLVYEQDPSQGVANAVVVTVHDTFTDNAAYPGARPRPGGDLVPTAGGSFTSTSTARADTSADLPLVGIPQNKVPAGAQQAKPAAQRPDAVTGTVWLDFRPGGTGRPGVIDPGEKALSGVKVQAVKDGKVIASAKSGKDGTYQLPEKAAGAQLRLPASNFAEKYGGINWLGPDLVTPSIIGSYVWMWAGFAMVLIAAGLAGVPRELMEQARVDGANEWQVFRRITVPLLAPVLVVVMVTLMINVLKIFDLVYIIAPSNTQSNANVLALQLYLSSFGGGDDQGVGSAIGVILLLLVLPVMIFNIRRLRREGRR, encoded by the coding sequence ATGGCCGACGCCTCCGTTCCGGAAGCGGGGGGCGGCATCATGGGTGCCGCGCCGGTCGCGCCGGGTTCCGGCAAGGGACCCGGCGCCGCCCCGCCCCGCCTCCGCCGCAGCATCCTGGGCACCCGCCCCTGGGTCGCCGCCCTCTTCCTGCTGCCCGCGCTGATCCTGCTGGGCGCGCTGGTGGCCTATCCGATCGGCTTCACCGTCTACCGCAGCCTCTTCGACGCCGACGGCAGCGGCTTCGTCGGGCTGAAGAACTTCGGCACCGTCTTCAGCGACCACGGCATCCTCACCGCGGTCCGCAACAACGCGATCTGGGTGGTGGTGGCGCCGACCGTGGCGACCGCGCTCGGCCTGGTCTTCGCGGTGCTCACCGAACGGGTCAGCTGGGGAACAGCGTTCAAGCTGGTCGTCTTCATGCCGATGGCCATCTCGATGCTGGCCGCCGGCATCATCTTCCGGCTGGTCTACGAGCAGGACCCGTCGCAGGGCGTGGCCAACGCGGTGGTGGTGACGGTGCACGACACCTTCACCGACAACGCGGCCTATCCCGGGGCCCGGCCGCGCCCCGGCGGTGACCTGGTGCCGACCGCGGGCGGCTCGTTCACCTCCACGTCGACCGCCAGGGCGGACACATCGGCGGACCTGCCACTGGTCGGCATCCCGCAGAACAAGGTGCCGGCCGGCGCCCAGCAGGCCAAGCCGGCCGCGCAGCGCCCGGACGCGGTCACCGGCACCGTATGGCTGGACTTCCGGCCCGGCGGCACCGGCAGGCCCGGGGTGATCGACCCCGGCGAGAAGGCGCTGTCCGGGGTGAAGGTGCAGGCGGTCAAGGACGGCAAGGTGATCGCCTCGGCCAAGTCCGGCAAGGACGGCACCTATCAGCTCCCGGAGAAGGCCGCGGGCGCCCAACTGCGGCTTCCCGCCTCCAACTTCGCGGAGAAGTACGGCGGCATCAACTGGCTCGGCCCGGATCTGGTCACCCCGTCCATCATCGGCTCCTACGTGTGGATGTGGGCCGGCTTCGCGATGGTGCTCATCGCGGCGGGGCTGGCCGGAGTGCCGCGCGAACTGATGGAACAGGCCCGGGTGGACGGCGCCAACGAGTGGCAGGTCTTCCGCCGGATCACCGTGCCGCTGCTGGCCCCGGTGCTGGTCGTGGTGATGGTCACGCTGATGATCAACGTGCTGAAGATCTTCGACCTCGTGTACATCATCGCGCCCAGCAACACCCAGTCCAATGCCAACGTGCTGGCGCTGCAGCTGTATCTGTCGTCGTTCGGCGGCGGTGACGACCAGGGCGTCGGCAGTGCGATCGGTGTGATCCTGCTGCTGCTGGTGCTGCCCGTCATGATCTTCAACATCCGGCGGTTGCGCAGGGAGGGGCGGCGATGA
- a CDS encoding ABC transporter substrate-binding protein codes for MATSARKSSRTRTAHGTRNPRTLRTAVAVLAAGALAFTASACGGGGDKKDDTSGSPSASSPSASASGLQLPDLHGQKIEVAAVWTGPEQKNFQKVLDEFDKRTGAKSTFVPTGDSQSTFLGTKIEGGAPPDVAFLAQNGVLHQFADKGWLKPLGPEAQAQLTQNFSPGWQKLGAWKGKQYGVYAKVSNKSMIWYNNAAFENAGATVPTTWADFLKTAETIFESGTAPVSIGGGDGWTLTDWFENIYLSQAGPEKYDQLAAHQIKWTDPSVKDALTTLGQLFGRKDLIAGGTSGALAADFPKSVTTVFTGNPPGAAMVYEADFVSAFISANTKAKVGTDAKEFPFPAVGSGKAPVVSGGDVGVALKDSKGAQALLTFIASTDAAKIWAQGGGYLSPNKSLDLSAYPDDVQRDIAKSLIASGDDFRFDMSDQAPAAFGGTKGQGEWKDLQDFLSKPSDVAGAQAKLEADAAQAYGS; via the coding sequence ATGGCCACGTCAGCAAGGAAAAGCTCGCGCACAAGAACCGCACACGGAACCCGCAATCCGCGCACGCTCCGGACAGCGGTCGCCGTACTCGCCGCCGGCGCACTCGCGTTCACCGCGAGCGCCTGCGGCGGTGGCGGCGACAAGAAGGACGACACATCGGGCTCGCCATCGGCGAGTTCCCCATCGGCGTCCGCCTCCGGGCTGCAGCTTCCCGATCTGCACGGCCAGAAGATCGAGGTGGCCGCCGTCTGGACCGGCCCCGAGCAGAAGAACTTCCAGAAAGTTCTTGACGAGTTCGACAAACGGACCGGCGCGAAATCCACCTTCGTACCGACCGGCGACAGCCAGTCCACCTTCCTGGGCACGAAGATCGAGGGCGGTGCACCGCCTGACGTGGCCTTCCTCGCCCAGAACGGGGTGCTGCACCAATTCGCCGACAAGGGCTGGCTGAAACCGCTCGGCCCCGAGGCGCAGGCGCAGCTGACCCAGAACTTCTCGCCGGGCTGGCAGAAACTCGGCGCCTGGAAGGGCAAGCAGTACGGCGTGTACGCGAAGGTCTCCAACAAGTCGATGATCTGGTACAACAACGCCGCCTTCGAGAATGCGGGCGCGACCGTACCCACGACCTGGGCCGACTTTCTGAAGACCGCGGAAACCATCTTCGAGTCGGGCACCGCGCCGGTATCGATCGGCGGCGGGGACGGCTGGACGCTCACCGACTGGTTCGAGAACATCTATCTCTCGCAGGCCGGTCCGGAGAAGTACGACCAACTGGCCGCGCACCAGATCAAATGGACCGACCCGTCGGTGAAAGACGCGCTCACCACACTGGGACAGCTCTTCGGCAGGAAAGACCTGATCGCCGGCGGTACCAGCGGTGCGCTCGCGGCGGACTTCCCGAAGTCCGTGACCACCGTCTTCACCGGCAATCCGCCCGGCGCCGCGATGGTCTACGAGGCCGACTTCGTCTCGGCGTTCATCAGCGCCAACACCAAGGCGAAAGTGGGCACCGACGCCAAGGAATTCCCGTTCCCCGCGGTCGGCTCCGGGAAGGCGCCGGTGGTCAGCGGCGGTGACGTGGGCGTCGCACTGAAGGACAGCAAGGGCGCACAGGCGCTGCTGACCTTCATCGCCTCGACCGACGCGGCCAAGATCTGGGCGCAGGGCGGCGGTTACCTCTCGCCGAACAAGTCGCTCGACCTGTCGGCCTACCCGGACGACGTGCAGCGCGACATCGCCAAGTCGCTGATCGCCTCCGGCGACGACTTCCGGTTCGACATGTCGGACCAGGCACCTGCGGCCTTCGGCGGCACCAAGGGCCAGGGTGAGTGGAAGGACCTGCAGGACTTCCTCAGCAAGCCGTCCGATGTGGCGGGCGCGCAGGCGAAGCTGGAAGCGGACGCGGCACAGGCGTACGGGAGCTGA
- a CDS encoding serine/threonine-protein kinase encodes MRPVGSKYLLEEPLGRGATGTVWRGRVRAEDGSVVPGEAVAVKVLKEELAGDPDVVMRFLRERSVLVRLRHPHIVRVRDLVVEGDLLALVMDLIDGPDLYRYLRENGPFSPIGAALLTATVADALAASHADGVVHRDLKPANVLLATVTGEDGTERMHPMLTDFGIARLADSPGVTRTHEFVGTPAYVAPESAQGRPQTSAVDIYGAGILLYELVTGRPPFRGDSAIEVLHHHLNDAPERPGNVPEPLWTVIERCLRKEPTQRPSAENLARALRVVAAGVGVHATPAQAEAAFGVGGLLGPDQTPTLVPDTGAGSSDPTQVLPSGAGSYDPNAVTSVLPNDSRASDRTPDGTRLLPPAPQAAPQPPQGPHPWESQLSAARHRNEQTEIQQHLPPEEDPLRRRPRRQQGPGPQGQQPPQAYGQQQYEGRPQQQGQPGRQGYGYPQQGAQQPQQRRAAPPPPSRPQPQQRYEPQAYERRQPPAPAARPPAPEAPRGREPRGRTANPMKIPGLGCLKGCLMVILVVVVIFVLIWYTTPLPDWVNSTRNLWDASSSWVSTVWDKLSAITGDSSGGSGNS; translated from the coding sequence GTGCGGCCGGTAGGCAGCAAGTACCTCCTGGAGGAGCCGCTGGGACGCGGCGCCACAGGCACCGTCTGGCGCGGCCGGGTGCGTGCCGAGGACGGCTCCGTCGTGCCCGGCGAGGCCGTCGCGGTCAAGGTGCTCAAGGAAGAGCTGGCCGGCGACCCGGACGTGGTGATGCGCTTCCTGCGCGAGCGGTCCGTGCTGGTCAGGCTCCGCCACCCGCACATCGTCCGGGTCCGCGACCTGGTCGTCGAGGGGGACCTGCTCGCCCTCGTCATGGACCTGATCGACGGCCCCGATCTGTACCGCTACCTGCGGGAGAACGGCCCCTTCTCGCCGATCGGCGCCGCCCTGCTCACCGCGACCGTCGCCGACGCGCTCGCCGCCAGCCACGCGGACGGCGTGGTGCACCGGGACCTGAAGCCCGCCAATGTGCTGCTCGCCACCGTCACCGGCGAGGACGGCACCGAGCGGATGCACCCGATGCTCACCGACTTCGGCATCGCCCGGCTCGCGGACTCCCCGGGTGTCACCAGGACCCACGAGTTCGTCGGCACCCCGGCCTATGTCGCGCCCGAGTCGGCGCAGGGCCGCCCGCAGACCTCCGCGGTGGACATCTACGGCGCCGGCATCCTGCTCTACGAGCTGGTCACCGGCCGGCCGCCGTTCCGCGGCGACAGCGCGATCGAGGTGCTGCACCACCACCTCAACGACGCGCCCGAGCGTCCCGGCAATGTCCCCGAGCCGCTGTGGACGGTCATCGAGCGGTGCCTGCGCAAGGAGCCCACCCAGCGGCCCAGCGCGGAGAATCTGGCCCGGGCGCTGCGGGTGGTCGCCGCCGGCGTCGGGGTGCACGCCACGCCCGCCCAGGCCGAGGCGGCCTTCGGGGTGGGCGGCCTGCTCGGCCCGGACCAGACCCCGACGCTGGTGCCCGACACCGGTGCGGGTTCCTCCGACCCGACGCAGGTGCTGCCGTCCGGTGCGGGTTCCTACGACCCGAACGCGGTCACCAGCGTCCTGCCGAACGACTCCCGCGCGTCCGACCGCACCCCTGACGGCACCCGGCTGCTCCCGCCCGCCCCGCAGGCCGCGCCCCAGCCGCCGCAGGGCCCGCACCCGTGGGAGTCGCAGCTCAGCGCGGCCCGGCACCGCAACGAGCAGACCGAGATCCAGCAGCACCTTCCTCCCGAGGAGGACCCGCTCCGCCGCCGCCCGCGCCGCCAGCAGGGCCCCGGGCCGCAGGGCCAGCAGCCGCCGCAGGCGTACGGGCAGCAGCAGTACGAGGGCAGGCCGCAGCAGCAGGGGCAGCCGGGCCGGCAGGGTTACGGCTATCCGCAGCAGGGCGCCCAGCAGCCCCAGCAGCGCCGTGCGGCCCCCCCGCCGCCGAGCCGCCCGCAGCCGCAGCAGCGGTACGAGCCGCAGGCGTACGAGCGCCGGCAGCCCCCGGCCCCGGCCGCACGGCCGCCCGCGCCCGAGGCGCCCAGGGGCCGCGAACCGCGCGGCCGCACCGCCAACCCGATGAAGATCCCCGGTCTCGGCTGCCTCAAGGGCTGCCTGATGGTGATCCTCGTCGTCGTCGTGATCTTCGTCCTGATCTGGTACACCACCCCGCTGCCCGACTGGGTGAACAGCACCCGCAACCTGTGGGACGCCTCGTCGAGCTGGGTGAGCACGGTCTGGGACAAGCTCTCCGCGATCACCGGTGACTCCAGCGGCGGCTCCGGCAACTCCTGA
- a CDS encoding FtsK/SpoIIIE domain-containing protein, translated as MQIRLTVLGPRSGRAARGCDVLITAPAGTALGAVSGALASAAGSGQPGGRSGGSSVVLYAGTERLAPTAVLGVPPLVDGALVSLHSPAEQYGEGAGPTDHGQYGRFGEYGRPPAGLPRLHVVGGPDAGGVHLLPGGQARIGRSADADVPLDDPDVSRLHCEVTVGTDGEVTVADLGSTNGTKLAGRAVGERPVVFPPGALLGIGESTLRLAAAHAPEPAPLPSVPDADGHLRVSLRDEDALPYEKAVPSSEAATFGRGFATPESGLTALAVPEDAADPEGRRRATGERARGGHGQGEAAGSGVAGAIGAWAKRRIRGGRPAAGPVPTAADDGEAEALRERWPDPATVLLTALGPGRRLWERGTGHPDALTVRLGTADLLSGDGARQLPDVPFTVDLRAPWSSALTLAGPRPRLAGLARAVLAQLCALHSPAALEIVLISADRSRGADQRAEEWSWLNWVPHLRPAHGQDCRLLLAFDRDQAESRTTELTRRLESGPLGPRWAAAPAPEVAAATAAYDGPFTVLVIDGDPGSVALRETVARLAASGPASGIHVLCLTETGERPVISTGLLARLSGDVSTTLHVTPAAGPAGRPGEAGPRNDPQAAAGTGPADGRGRTPARTGTDGPAAPGWEPPQTTPGISTGTPGSTAGQNPADSRERTPAAGAGGRTGTEGPAAAGWEPPPTTRGTGPGTPGSTAGQNPADSRERTPARTGTDDTAAAGWEPSQTTRATGPGTPGATAGAGDRAGGAGAAYGDRTGAGQGTALVSPPEGIVVDAVSAAWAEHFARALAPLREAEAQAGGTRSRHALPVTVRLLDELDLALATPARIGARWAEAPAACAAAGAVLGRGAGGRVVVDLVAEGPHVAIGGAPGAGKTELLRSFAAALAAGERPDRLALALVDGAGGERGEGLRPCADLPHVSTHLVAADPVRMREFAQALSSELKRRAEVLGEQDFAAWHAARLVTATLPHQGGTAGRKPATPDAARWPEGPVGDTAPRADIPRQSGGPGTAHEHGAEQGSGRPPALPRLVLVVDDFDALVAPALGSPGRPAAGSVVRALEAVARDGERLGVHLVFTTGRPERTAGTEADERARLRIALRMPDPESATLLVHVEDPAGLDDAVPGRGYLRRPGGAVTPFQAARVSTRIPRTATLRPTVVPLEWERMGDPPARRQVRELGNGPTDLALLASALERAAAESAAAAAESADSSEEGTFSAASRATPLI; from the coding sequence ATGCAGATCCGGCTGACCGTCCTCGGGCCGCGCAGCGGCCGGGCCGCGCGTGGCTGCGACGTGCTGATCACGGCGCCCGCGGGCACGGCGCTGGGAGCGGTGTCCGGGGCCCTGGCGTCCGCCGCAGGGTCGGGACAGCCGGGGGGCAGGTCCGGGGGTTCCTCGGTGGTGCTCTACGCCGGCACCGAGCGGCTCGCACCGACCGCCGTCCTCGGGGTCCCGCCGCTGGTGGACGGGGCGCTGGTGTCGCTGCACAGCCCCGCCGAGCAGTACGGCGAGGGCGCCGGCCCGACGGACCACGGCCAGTACGGGCGCTTCGGGGAGTACGGCCGCCCGCCGGCCGGCCTCCCCCGGCTGCACGTGGTCGGCGGCCCCGACGCGGGCGGTGTCCACCTGCTGCCCGGCGGCCAGGCCCGGATCGGCCGCTCGGCGGACGCGGACGTGCCGCTGGACGACCCGGACGTCTCCCGCCTGCACTGCGAGGTCACCGTCGGCACCGACGGCGAGGTCACCGTGGCGGACCTCGGCTCCACCAACGGCACCAAGCTCGCCGGCCGGGCGGTCGGCGAGCGGCCGGTGGTCTTCCCGCCGGGAGCGCTGCTCGGGATCGGAGAGTCCACCCTGCGGCTGGCCGCCGCGCACGCACCAGAACCGGCGCCGCTGCCTTCGGTGCCGGACGCGGACGGCCACCTCAGGGTCTCGCTGCGCGACGAGGACGCGCTTCCGTACGAGAAGGCGGTGCCCTCGTCGGAGGCGGCGACCTTCGGCCGCGGCTTCGCCACCCCGGAGTCGGGTCTGACCGCGCTCGCGGTACCGGAGGACGCCGCGGACCCGGAGGGGCGCCGCCGGGCCACCGGGGAGCGCGCCCGCGGCGGCCACGGCCAGGGCGAAGCCGCGGGTTCCGGGGTCGCGGGCGCCATAGGAGCCTGGGCCAAGCGCCGTATCCGCGGCGGACGTCCGGCGGCCGGGCCGGTCCCGACCGCGGCGGACGACGGCGAGGCGGAGGCGCTGCGCGAGCGGTGGCCGGACCCGGCGACCGTCCTGCTGACCGCGCTCGGCCCCGGGCGGCGGCTGTGGGAGCGGGGCACCGGGCACCCGGACGCCCTGACCGTACGGCTGGGGACCGCGGACCTGCTCTCCGGGGACGGTGCGCGGCAACTGCCCGACGTCCCCTTCACCGTGGACCTGCGGGCGCCGTGGAGCAGCGCGCTGACCCTGGCCGGGCCGCGCCCCCGGCTGGCCGGGCTCGCCCGGGCGGTGCTGGCCCAGCTCTGCGCGCTGCACTCGCCCGCGGCCCTGGAGATCGTGCTGATCAGCGCGGACCGCTCGCGCGGGGCGGACCAGCGGGCCGAGGAGTGGTCCTGGCTCAACTGGGTGCCCCACCTGCGTCCCGCGCACGGGCAGGACTGCCGGCTGCTGCTCGCGTTCGACCGCGACCAGGCGGAGTCCCGCACCACCGAACTCACCCGCCGCCTCGAATCCGGCCCGCTTGGCCCCCGCTGGGCCGCCGCCCCGGCCCCCGAGGTGGCCGCCGCGACCGCCGCCTACGACGGCCCCTTCACCGTCCTGGTCATCGATGGCGACCCCGGCTCCGTCGCCCTGCGCGAAACCGTCGCCCGCCTGGCGGCCTCCGGCCCGGCTTCCGGCATCCACGTCCTGTGTCTCACCGAGACCGGCGAACGCCCGGTGATCTCCACGGGGTTGCTGGCCCGCCTCTCCGGCGACGTCTCCACCACCCTCCACGTGACGCCTGCGGCGGGCCCGGCGGGCCGTCCCGGCGAAGCCGGCCCCCGGAACGACCCGCAGGCCGCGGCCGGCACGGGCCCGGCGGACGGCCGGGGGCGTACGCCGGCCCGTACGGGCACGGACGGCCCGGCTGCCCCCGGCTGGGAGCCTCCCCAGACCACACCCGGCATCAGCACCGGAACCCCCGGGTCCACCGCCGGCCAGAACCCGGCGGACAGCCGGGAGCGTACGCCGGCCGCAGGCGCAGGGGGCCGCACGGGCACCGAAGGCCCGGCTGCCGCCGGCTGGGAGCCGCCGCCGACCACACGCGGCACCGGCCCCGGAACCCCCGGGTCCACCGCCGGCCAGAACCCGGCGGACAGCCGGGAGCGTACGCCTGCCCGTACGGGCACGGACGACACGGCTGCCGCCGGCTGGGAGCCATCGCAGACCACACGCGCCACCGGCCCCGGCACCCCCGGGGCCACCGCGGGCGCGGGAGATCGTGCGGGCGGGGCGGGGGCCGCGTATGGGGACCGTACCGGTGCCGGGCAGGGCACCGCGCTGGTCAGCCCCCCGGAGGGGATCGTCGTGGATGCTGTCTCCGCCGCCTGGGCGGAGCACTTCGCGCGGGCGCTCGCGCCCTTGCGGGAGGCGGAGGCGCAGGCCGGGGGGACGAGGTCGCGGCACGCGCTGCCGGTGACCGTACGGCTGCTGGACGAACTCGACCTCGCGCTGGCGACGCCCGCCAGGATCGGGGCGCGGTGGGCCGAGGCACCGGCGGCGTGCGCCGCGGCCGGTGCGGTGCTCGGCAGGGGCGCCGGCGGCCGGGTCGTGGTGGACCTGGTGGCGGAAGGACCGCACGTCGCGATCGGCGGCGCGCCCGGCGCCGGAAAGACGGAACTGCTGCGGTCGTTCGCCGCCGCGCTGGCCGCCGGCGAACGGCCGGACCGGCTCGCCCTGGCGCTGGTGGACGGCGCCGGTGGCGAACGCGGCGAGGGCCTGCGCCCGTGCGCCGACCTCCCGCACGTCTCGACCCATCTCGTCGCCGCCGACCCGGTCCGGATGCGGGAGTTCGCCCAGGCGCTGAGCTCCGAGCTGAAGCGCCGCGCCGAAGTGCTCGGCGAGCAGGACTTCGCCGCCTGGCACGCCGCCCGGCTGGTCACGGCGACGCTGCCGCACCAGGGCGGCACGGCCGGCCGCAAGCCCGCGACCCCGGACGCCGCCCGCTGGCCCGAGGGCCCGGTCGGCGACACGGCGCCCCGCGCGGACATCCCCCGGCAGAGCGGCGGCCCCGGGACGGCGCACGAACACGGTGCCGAGCAGGGCAGCGGCCGGCCCCCCGCCCTCCCCCGCCTCGTCCTCGTCGTGGACGACTTCGACGCCCTGGTCGCCCCCGCCCTCGGCAGCCCTGGCCGGCCCGCCGCCGGCAGCGTCGTCCGCGCGCTGGAAGCGGTCGCCCGGGACGGCGAACGCCTGGGTGTGCACCTGGTGTTCACCACCGGGCGCCCGGAGCGCACCGCCGGTACCGAGGCGGACGAGCGGGCCCGGCTGCGGATCGCGCTGCGGATGCCGGACCCGGAGTCGGCCACGCTGCTGGTGCACGTGGAGGATCCGGCGGGGCTGGACGACGCCGTGCCCGGCCGGGGCTATCTGCGCCGCCCCGGCGGCGCGGTGACACCGTTCCAGGCGGCCCGGGTCAGCACCCGTATCCCGCGGACCGCGACCCTGCGGCCCACCGTCGTACCGCTGGAGTGGGAGCGGATGGGTGATCCGCCGGCCCGCCGCCAGGTGCGTGAGCTGGGCAACGGCCCGACCGATCTCGCCCTGCTGGCCAGTGCGCTGGAGCGGGCCGCGGCCGAATCCGCTGCGGCGGCAGCCGAATCCGCCGACTCATCGGAAGAAGGCACCTTCTCCGCCGCGTCCCGGGCAACTCCCCTTATCTGA